The following proteins come from a genomic window of Triticum aestivum cultivar Chinese Spring chromosome 6A, IWGSC CS RefSeq v2.1, whole genome shotgun sequence:
- the LOC123131003 gene encoding transcription factor bHLH94, whose protein sequence is MALEAVVFPHEHLACSTDKVAAAMSMYAPSLGRGISIVDEFEEKGGVVLQEEAANYAWAAAVEGNWDENHCRPVSPPAAVAPTTPAASGRGKASSSAAARRRRRRPKAVKNREETESQRRNHIAVERNRRRQMNDYLAVLRSSMPPSYAQRGDQASIVAGAINFVKELEQLLQSLEAQKRRRAQLASTPPFAGFFTFPQYSVGAGAGAADGSGARRGVADVEVAVAESHASVKVLVPRRPRQLVRMVVAMQCLGLTVLHLNATATADHLVFYSFSLRMEDECRLSTVDEIAAAVHQMVAEVHAGGPC, encoded by the exons ATGGCGCTGGAAGCCGTGGTGTTCCCGCATGAGCACCTCGCGTGCAGCACGGACAAGGTGGCCGCGGCGATGTCCATGTACGCGCCGTCGCTGGGCCGCGGCATCAGCATTGTTGACGAGTTCGAGGAGAAGGGCGGCGTGGTGCTCCAAGAAGAGGCGGCCAACTACGCCTGGGCCGCGGCCGTCGAGGGGAACTGGGACGAGAATCACTGCCGGCCCGTGTCGCCGCCGGCTGCCGTCGCCCCGACTACGCCCGCGGCGTCCGGCCGCGGCAAGGCCTCGTCGTCCGCGgccgcgcggaggcggcggcggcgccccaaGGCGGTGAAGAACAGGGAGGAGACGGAGAGCCAGCGGCGCAACCACATCGCCGTGGAGCGCAACCGGCGGCGCCAGATGAACGACTACCTGGCCGTGCTCCGGTCCTCCATGCCGCCCTCCTACGCGCAGCGG GGTGACCAGGCGTCGATCGTGGCCGGGGCGATCAACTTCGTCAAGGAGCTGGAGCAGCTACTGCAGTCGCTTGAGGCCCAGAAGCGGCGGCGCGCGCAGCTGGCGTCGACGCCGCCGTTCGCCGGGTTCTTCACGTTCCCTCAGTACTCcgtgggcgcgggcgcgggcgctgcCGACGGCTCCGGGGCGCGGCGGGGCGTGGCCGACGTGGAGGTGGCCGTGGCGGAGAGCCACGCGAGTGTGAAGGTGCTGGTGCCGCGGCGGCCGAGGCAGCTGGTGAGGATGGTGGTGGCGATGCAGTGCCTCGGGCTCACCGTGCTCCACCTcaacgccaccgccaccgccgaccaCCTGGTCTTCTACTCCTTCAGCCTCAGG ATGGAGGACGAGTGCCGGCTGTCAACGGTGGACGAGATCGCGGCGGCGGTGCACCAGATGGTCGCCGAGGTGCACGCCGGAGGACCGTGCTAG